Below is a genomic region from Myxococcota bacterium.
TTTCCGAGCGCCGCCTCGCCACACCTGGGTGGTTCATGGCGAGCCGTCGGCCGCGTCGGCGCTTGCGGGCGAGATCGGCTCACGGCTGGGCTGGACGGTGAGCGTCGCCGCCGACGGCGAGGTAGGCTCGCTCTCGTAGCCCGCTGGCACACGGCCTGCACCACGAGGGGGCACATGGCGCTTCGTGAATACCGGCGCAAGCGTGACTTTGCGCGCACGCCCGAGCCGCGTGGCGGAGCGCGCGGCCCCGGCGCCTGGAAAGCCAGCTTCGTGGTGCAGAAACACGCGGCGCGCAGCCTGCACTACGACTTCCGCCTGGAGCACGAAGGGGTGTTGTGGAGCTGGGCGGTGCCCAAGGGCCCGAGCAACGACCCGCGCGTGAAGCGCCTGGCGGTGCGCACGGAGGACCATCCCCTCGAGTACGGCGGCTTCGAGGGCGAGATTCCCGGCGGCGAGTACGGCGCCGGCTCGGTGGAGATCTGGGACCGCGGCACGTGGGAGCCCGAGGGCGACGCGGCGCGCGCGCTCGAGCGCGGCAAGCTCAGCTTCACGCTGCACGGCGAGCGGCTGCGCGGCCGCTGGCACCTGGTGCGCACCCAGCAGGGCTGGCTCTTGTTCAAGGGCAAGCGAGTCACTTCGTGAAGCGCGCCAGCGGCCGCGATCCCCTGCCCCGCTTCGTGGCGCCGCAGCTCGCGACCCTGGTGGCCGAGCCGCCCGAGGGCGTGGAGTGGCTGCACGAGCTGAAGCTCGACGGCTACCGCATCGAGGCCCGGATCGAGCGCGGCGCGGTGCGCCTGTTCTCGCGCGGCGGCAACGAGTGGACCGCTCGCCTGCCCACGCTGGCGCGCGCGCTCGCGGCGCTCCCGGCGCATAAGGCGCTGCTCGACGGCGAGGTGGTCGTGCTGCGCGACGGGATCAGTGACTTCCAGGCGCTGCAGAACGCGATCTCGCTGCGCGACGACTCGCGCTGCGTGTACTTCGTGTTCGACGTCCTGCACCTCGATGGTCACGACCTGCGCCGGCACCCGCTCGTGGAGCGCAAGGAGCTGCTCCGCCAGCTGCTCGAGGGCGCCGACGACCGCACGCGCTACTCCGACCACGTCGTCGGACGCGGCGCTGAGTTCTTCCACGCCGCCTGCGAGCGCCACGCCGAGGGGGCGGTGTGCAAGCGCGCCGACTCGGCCTACGAGTCGGGCCGCTCCCGCGCCTGGCTGAAGGTGAAGTGCAAGGCGCGCCAGGAGTTCGTGGTCGGCGGCTTCACGGCCCCGGCGGGCGCGCGCGAGCACCTCGGGGCGCTGTTGATCGGCGAGCACGGCCCGGGCGGCGAGCTGCGCTACGCGGGCAAGGTCGGCACCGGCTTCAGCGCGCAGTCACTCGCCGAGCTGCACCGCAAGCTGCGCCCGCTCGAGCAACGCGCGCCGCCCTTCGAGCCCGCGCCGCGCGGCGCGGAGGCGCGCGGCGTGCGCTGGGTGCGTCCGGAGCTCGTGGCCGAGGTCGAGTACACCGAGCGCACGCGCGAGGGGCGCGTGCGCCACCCATCGTTCCGAGGACTGCGAGAGGACAAGCCCGCGATGCAAGTCACGAAGGAGACCCCGGCGGCCGGCGTGCCGCGGCTCACTCACCCCGACCGCGTGCTCTATCCGGAGCTCGGGATCACCAAGGCCGACCTGGCGCGCTACTACGCCGAGGTCGCGCCCTTCCTGCTGCCGCACGCCGCGCACCGGCCGCTCTCGCTGGTGCGCTGCCCGGAGGGCCGCACGGGCCCGTCGTTCTTCCAGAAACACCCGGGCCGCGGCACGCCCGAGTCGATCGAGCGCGTGAAGCTGCGCGAAGCGGGCGGCGTCGCGGAGTACATGGCGATCGCCGACGCCGACGGGCTGGCCGCGCTGGTTCAGCTGGGCGCGCTCGAGCTGCACGTCTGGGGCTCGCGCACGACCGACCTCGAGCACCCCGACCAGATCGTCTTCGACCTCGACCCCGACCCGAAAGTGCCCTGGAAGGACGTGGTCGCGGCCGCGCGCGCCGTGCGCGACCGGCTCGAGACACTCGGCCTCGAGAGCTTCGCGAAGACCACCGGCGGCAAGGGTCTGCACGTCGTGGCGCCGCTGGTTCCGCGCGCGAGCTGGGACGAGGTGAAGGCCTTCACGCGCGCGATCGCCGACGAGCTCGTGGCGCGCGAGCCGGAGCGCTATCTCGCCAAGGCCACCAAGAGCGCGCGGCGCGGGAAGATCTTCCTCGACTATCTGCGCAACGCGCGCGGCGCCACCGCGGTCTGCCCCTATTCGACCCGCGCCCGCGAAGGCGCGACGGTGGCGACGCCGCTGGCATGGAGCGAAGTGACTGCCCGCCTCGATCCCCGGCGCTTCACGCTGCACAGCCTGCCCAAGCGGCTGGCCAAGGGGCCCGATCCGTGGCAGCGCTACACGAAACTGCGTCAGTCACTGCCGGCGCTGCGGTAGCGCGCCGGGAACTCGGCCAGGAGCCCGAAGCCCACCGCGAGCAGCACCGGCCCGACGAACATGCCGAGCAGCCCCAGGCTCGCCAGCCCCCCCACGACGCCGAAGAACACCAGCATGAACGGAATCCGCGTGGGCCCGCTGATCAGGAGCGGCCGCAGCACGTTGTCGATCGAGCTCACCAGCAGCGCCCCCCACAGCGCGAGCCCCACCGCGGCCCACACCGAGCCCTGCGTCCACAGCCAGATACACGCGCCGATCCAGATCAGCGCCGGCCCGGCGGGAATGAGTGACGCCAGCGCCGTCGCGAAGCCGAAGAACACGGGCGACGGCACGCCGAAGATCGCGAAGCCGATGCCCGCGAGCACGCCCTGCGCCAGCGCCGTGCCCAGCAGCCCGAACACCACCGCACTCACGATCGCGCCCACTTTGTCGACCAGGCGCGGGTCGTCGCTGGGCAAGAGCAGCACCGCGAGGCGCCGCGCGTGACCCGCGATGCGCTCGCCGTCGAGATACAACGCGAACAGCACCACGAGCGTGATCACGAACTCGAGCAGATTGCGCGCGATGCCGCTGCCCAGCGCCACCGCCCACTGCGAGCCGACCTGTCCGTAGCGCGCGATCCACTCGCCGGCGGCGGCCGGGCCGAACAGCGGGCTCTCGCGCATCTCCTCCACCCGCTTTGCGAGCCACGGGGTATCGCTCACCCACTGAGGCGGCTGCGCACCCGCATTCACCCACTCCTGCACGCGCTCCGCCACGACGCTCGCCTGGGAGGCGAAGGCCAGCAACAGCCAGCCCACGGGCAGCGCGACGGCCGTGGCGAAGATCAAGGTGACGGCCGCCGCGGTGGCTCCCGGACGCCCCGTCCAGGCCCGGGCGCGCGCGTAGATCGGCCAGGTCATGTAGGCCGCAATTGCCGCCCAAACCCCCGGAACCAGGAAGGGACTCAAGATCCAGAAGGTCGCGGCGAGAAGCCCCAGTCCCACGAGCACCCGCGCGACGATCAGCCCCGGACGCCGCTCCTCCACCATGGCGGCCAGTATCTCCGGTTTGCGCGGGGCGCGGTAGCGCGGCGCAAACCGCCCACTGCGGCTAATCTAGGGCCATGCGCGTATTGGTGGTCGAAGACGAGCTCAGGGTCCGCAGTTTCGTGGAGCGCGGTCTGCGCGAGGCGGGTTTCGCGGTCGACTCGGCGGTCGACGGCGAGGACGGCTTGCGTCTCGGGCTGGTGAACCCCTACGACGCGATCGTGCTCGACCTCATGCTGCCGCGCCGCGACGGTCTCTCGGTGCTGCGCGAGCTGCGCTCGGGCGGGCGCGCCACGCCGGTGCTCGTGCTGTCCGCGCGCGACGAGATCGACGACAAGGTGCGCGGCCTCGACGCCGGCGCCGACGACTATCTGCCCAAGCCGTTCGCATTCGCGGAGCTCCTGGCGCGCGTGCGCGCGCTCTTGCGCCGCGGCACC
It encodes:
- a CDS encoding heavy metal response regulator transcription factor, whose product is MRVLVVEDELRVRSFVERGLREAGFAVDSAVDGEDGLRLGLVNPYDAIVLDLMLPRRDGLSVLRELRSGGRATPVLVLSARDEIDDKVRGLDAGADDYLPKPFAFAELLARVRALLRRGTARPSLLEVGDLRVDLLSRKAERAGTRLDLTQKEFALLEYLARHAGEVVTRTMISEHVWDMNFDSFSNVIDVYIRYLRRKIDEPFEKKLIHTRRGVGYMLSAAT
- a CDS encoding AI-2E family transporter, whose protein sequence is MVEERRPGLIVARVLVGLGLLAATFWILSPFLVPGVWAAIAAYMTWPIYARARAWTGRPGATAAAVTLIFATAVALPVGWLLLAFASQASVVAERVQEWVNAGAQPPQWVSDTPWLAKRVEEMRESPLFGPAAAGEWIARYGQVGSQWAVALGSGIARNLLEFVITLVVLFALYLDGERIAGHARRLAVLLLPSDDPRLVDKVGAIVSAVVFGLLGTALAQGVLAGIGFAIFGVPSPVFFGFATALASLIPAGPALIWIGACIWLWTQGSVWAAVGLALWGALLVSSIDNVLRPLLISGPTRIPFMLVFFGVVGGLASLGLLGMFVGPVLLAVGFGLLAEFPARYRSAGSD